From Acinetobacter lwoffii, one genomic window encodes:
- a CDS encoding plasmid replication DNA-binding protein codes for MNTTKFSVMDASKAFKKSRTTIYEALKNGELSRDHDGLIDLSELIRVYGNPVGVQSSTRTEQVQKDVQVHVQSEVESVLKDQISLLKNQLDLANQREKSLMQHIEDLTHRIEFKGTLEQPKQENINKLNESTNSNIATDPRPQTESNYDELTTPQKDNKRIPVPEHVEPEPKKRGFLSRFFLPYG; via the coding sequence TTGAACACAACAAAATTCAGCGTCATGGATGCAAGTAAAGCCTTTAAAAAATCACGTACAACAATATATGAGGCTTTAAAAAATGGTGAATTATCAAGAGATCATGATGGTCTTATAGACTTATCTGAACTTATCAGAGTTTATGGCAATCCAGTCGGTGTTCAGTCCAGTACACGTACTGAACAAGTTCAGAAGGATGTACAAGTACACGTTCAATCTGAGGTTGAAAGTGTATTAAAAGATCAAATTTCTTTACTCAAAAATCAGTTAGATTTAGCAAATCAAAGAGAAAAGTCTTTGATGCAACATATTGAAGATCTTACTCATAGAATTGAGTTTAAAGGCACCTTAGAACAGCCAAAACAAGAAAATATTAATAAACTAAATGAATCTACTAATTCGAATATAGCAACAGATCCTCGGCCACAGACCGAGTCAAACTATGACGAATTGACTACTCCTCAGAAAGACAATAAACGTATCCCTGTTCCAGAACACGTTGAGCCTGAACCAAAAAAAAGGGGTTTCCTGAGCCGTTTTTTTCTTCCTTATGGTTAG
- a CDS encoding MFS transporter, whose protein sequence is MKKNKLLLCSEGFSIFGGWIDFIVILSIAAFKFNINSFEISVLSAGILLPSIVFVKYIGVLSNSKNTINYLMISLLIRAIIGIIIIFCESLLIFSFFVVLRATFNSFNLPAIQTIAANNVSETDRNSYYTSLNIVNSISKILAPSLGGIIALVYDSNYSLILSSIFTVISFIIIFCIRNSLNIVQTERKNEKKLSLKTSESERKMWNLVLPIICIFFLFVFMINNQLPVILKDLKMNEASLGLLISSSALGNILYGFYNLKLIKNTSIDSLKKLKNSTFSIMIIFILIGILINSSILSISYLMILFFVSGVFSSKFSIYLNIYLSTYMLENFGQIISKLQAIQNLIILFAPFLGAFILIKYNPSILFITCGVLGLVSMLILNILIKYSLFKNLNNVET, encoded by the coding sequence ATGAAAAAGAATAAATTATTATTGTGTTCTGAAGGTTTTAGTATATTTGGTGGGTGGATTGATTTTATTGTTATATTATCTATAGCAGCTTTTAAATTCAATATAAATTCTTTTGAAATTTCTGTTTTAAGTGCTGGTATATTATTACCTAGTATTGTTTTTGTAAAATATATTGGAGTACTTTCTAATAGTAAAAATACTATTAATTATCTTATGATTTCGCTTTTAATTAGAGCAATAATTGGAATAATTATAATATTTTGTGAAAGCCTGTTAATTTTTTCCTTTTTTGTTGTACTAAGAGCCACATTTAATAGTTTTAACTTACCTGCAATTCAAACTATAGCTGCTAATAATGTTTCTGAAACTGATAGAAATAGTTATTATACTAGCTTAAATATAGTGAATAGTATTTCAAAAATCTTGGCTCCATCATTAGGAGGTATAATAGCTCTTGTTTACGATAGTAATTATAGTTTAATTTTATCTAGTATATTTACCGTTATTAGTTTTATTATAATCTTTTGTATTAGAAATAGTTTAAATATAGTTCAAACAGAAAGAAAAAATGAAAAAAAATTAAGCTTAAAAACAAGTGAATCTGAAAGAAAAATGTGGAATTTAGTTTTGCCTATTATTTGCATATTTTTTCTTTTTGTTTTTATGATAAATAATCAATTACCAGTAATTTTAAAAGATTTAAAAATGAATGAGGCATCTTTAGGTCTTCTTATATCATCCAGTGCTCTAGGAAATATTTTATATGGATTCTACAATTTAAAATTAATTAAAAACACTTCGATCGATAGTTTAAAGAAGTTGAAAAATTCTACTTTTTCAATAATGATAATATTTATATTAATCGGAATTCTGATTAATAGTAGTATTTTATCAATAAGTTACTTGATGATTTTATTTTTTGTATCTGGTGTTTTTAGTTCTAAATTTTCTATCTATTTAAATATTTATTTATCTACTTATATGTTAGAAAATTTTGGTCAAATAATATCAAAATTACAAGCTATACAAAATTTAATTATTTTATTTGCCCCATTTTTAGGTGCATTCATTCTAATTAAATATAATCCATCTATCCTTTTTATTACATGTGGAGTTCTTGGTTTGGTGAGTATGCTTATACTAAACATTTTAATTAAATATAGTTTATTTAAAAATTTAAATAATGTTGAAACATAA
- a CDS encoding TylF/MycF/NovP-related O-methyltransferase, which yields MYLNLLSKILRNTIYEVNAPTPTPLEMSEIEEILDSLLKEGIDLNISKDNLVAALQYTKKSRNIHTYVSEKSLDNIKSCVDLIEKDCVPGDLIDCGVLRGGTSIYMAGILKSYGIKNRNLIVADSFEGLPPPCIEDGVFSNEFWYRFSKNLPMYFLDCYCDIEQVKNNFKLYGLLSEQVIFKKGWFSKTLDPKYFKNNLSLIRIDADWYQSTLDVLESCYPKLSKGGIVIIDDYKLVGCRKAVDEFRISNKIFDEIKFADKDAGVIWWRK from the coding sequence ATGTATTTAAATTTATTAAGTAAAATATTAAGAAATACAATATATGAAGTTAATGCTCCTACTCCTACTCCATTAGAAATGTCAGAGATAGAAGAGATATTAGATAGTTTACTAAAAGAAGGAATCGATCTTAATATTTCTAAAGATAATTTAGTGGCTGCATTACAATATACGAAAAAATCAAGAAATATACATACTTATGTTAGTGAGAAATCATTAGATAATATAAAAAGTTGTGTTGATTTGATTGAAAAAGATTGTGTTCCAGGTGATCTTATTGATTGTGGGGTCTTAAGAGGTGGGACATCAATTTATATGGCTGGTATTTTAAAATCATATGGTATAAAAAACAGAAATCTTATAGTAGCTGATTCTTTTGAAGGGCTTCCTCCACCCTGTATAGAGGATGGAGTTTTTTCTAATGAATTTTGGTATAGATTTTCAAAAAACTTACCTATGTATTTTTTAGACTGTTATTGTGATATAGAACAAGTAAAAAATAATTTTAAATTATATGGGCTATTATCTGAACAGGTAATATTTAAAAAGGGATGGTTCAGTAAAACACTAGATCCAAAATATTTTAAAAATAATTTATCTCTTATAAGGATCGATGCTGATTGGTATCAATCAACTTTAGATGTCCTAGAAAGCTGTTATCCTAAGTTAAGTAAAGGAGGTATAGTGATCATTGATGATTATAAACTAGTTGGTTGTAGAAAAGCAGTTGATGAATTCAGAATTTCTAACAAAATATTTGATGAAATTAAATTTGCAGATAAAGATGCCGGTGTAATTTGGTGGCGTAAATAA
- a CDS encoding JmjC domain-containing protein has translation MFYGLENIIDSEEFISDIFNKKSILKKNFSKLHEVFNLIDFDKYLITMEGNLHNVVRIIKDQKGISIPANVDNIETQRDFVLRQFSEGATLKLEDLDFRNTEIAKMCKTLESIVGGEVFAKPILTGIGKKSFNIHYDMPDIFVIQLEGTKHWKVWPNHVKNPTYSMQEVLVQDNLPDPEIDILLEPGDILYIPGGTPHIARCVDDYSLHMSIGMIPMKIHDVLEGYIKMLSQQLPILRETIYPFSSNSNLEEIKNKIIDQLNCIPIKNMVDDYMLMQNAYKHETSEYRLKSFLLSSKINLKSKLKLKLGSNLNIRKNRDKINVYYSSTIAPIALFKINPTYIEFPEYCEDAIDYLIKMENIEFHPEDILTKLDSDSKIVLCQELLNAGILILVRL, from the coding sequence ATGTTTTATGGCTTAGAAAATATAATTGATTCTGAAGAATTCATTAGTGATATTTTTAATAAAAAATCAATTTTAAAAAAGAATTTTTCAAAATTACATGAAGTTTTTAATTTAATTGATTTTGATAAATATTTAATAACAATGGAAGGTAATTTACATAACGTTGTAAGAATTATTAAAGATCAAAAAGGAATATCAATACCAGCGAACGTGGATAATATTGAAACCCAACGTGATTTTGTATTAAGACAATTTAGTGAAGGTGCTACTTTAAAACTTGAAGATCTTGATTTTAGAAATACTGAAATAGCTAAAATGTGTAAAACATTAGAAAGTATTGTTGGTGGGGAGGTATTTGCTAAACCAATATTAACTGGAATAGGGAAAAAAAGTTTTAATATCCATTATGATATGCCTGATATTTTCGTTATTCAGCTTGAAGGAACAAAACATTGGAAAGTTTGGCCAAATCATGTAAAAAACCCTACTTATTCTATGCAAGAAGTATTAGTACAAGATAATCTTCCTGATCCGGAAATAGATATATTATTAGAACCAGGAGATATACTTTATATTCCAGGAGGAACACCACATATAGCTAGATGTGTAGATGATTATTCTCTTCATATGTCAATTGGTATGATTCCAATGAAAATTCATGATGTATTAGAAGGTTATATTAAAATGCTATCTCAACAATTACCTATATTAAGAGAAACAATATATCCTTTTTCATCAAATAGTAATTTAGAAGAAATTAAAAATAAAATAATAGATCAGCTTAATTGTATACCAATTAAAAATATGGTTGATGATTATATGTTAATGCAAAATGCATATAAACATGAAACCTCAGAATATAGACTTAAATCTTTTCTTTTAAGTTCTAAAATAAACTTAAAAAGCAAATTAAAACTTAAATTAGGAAGTAATCTAAATATTAGAAAGAATAGAGATAAAATTAATGTATATTATAGCTCGACTATAGCACCTATAGCATTATTTAAAATAAACCCTACATATATTGAGTTTCCAGAATATTGTGAAGATGCTATAGATTATTTAATTAAAATGGAAAATATTGAATTTCACCCCGAGGACATATTAACTAAACTTGACTCTGATTCCAAGATAGTCCTTTGTCAAGAGTTATTAAATGCTGGAATTTTAATTTTAGTACGTTTATAG